A segment of the Leptolyngbya sp. CCY15150 genome:
CCAGCCGCCCAGGCAAAACCAGAACAGCGAGAAAGCAACCAGATAAGTCACCACTTGCCCTTGTTCTGCATTGACCATCAAAATACAGGCAACTAAGATCAGCGTATAGGAGGCGATCGCGATATGACGAGGCTGAAAGCGATCGCACAACCACCCAAACAACGGACGACTCACGCCATTAAACAGAGCAAATAAAGATACGCTAGCGGCTGCAATTCCTGGCTCAACCTGGATAATTTCTTCGCCCACTGGACTAGAAATACCAATGGCGCTAAGTCCCACAAACGTGCCGATAATGTAGCATAGCCACAGCCCATAAAAAGATGAGCTTTTGAGCATGGTTTTGGGATACTTGAGCGGCGCTGGTTTAACTGTCGTGGCAGCAGTAGCGGTGGTGGGTTGCCAGGCTTGGGGCGGTAGTTTCATCGTGGTGGCGATCGCCACAATAATTAGCATAAAGCCAAGCCCTAGGGCAAACAGGGTCGGCCGCACGGCATAGCTATCCATGAGGCTTTTGGCGAGGGGAGCCGTGACCAAAGGAGATAGGCCAAAACCCACAATGGTTAACCCCACGGCCAGCCCCTTGCGATCGGAAAACCAGCGGGCCATCACCACCATAGGTACACCATAGGCAATCCCCACCCCAACCCCTGCAATCACGCCATAGGTAAAGACCATGGCCGTAATGCTGGTCGTAAAGCTAGAGAGCATATAACCAACACCCATCACAACACCGCCTAGAGCAGTCATCCAGCGGGTTCCAAGTTTAGGAATGTAAAACCCGGCGATGGGCATGGTGATGGCATAGCAGAGAAGCGCCACGGTGTAGGGCAGGAGGCTTTGGGTGGCAGTGAGGCCAAGTTCATTCTCTAGGGGTTTCCTGAAAATGCTCCACGAGTAAACTGTCCCTAGACACAGTA
Coding sequences within it:
- a CDS encoding OFA family MFS transporter, translated to MDSTTYRSNHRTELTLFGRPAQQGRWFLIPLGMMILLCLGTVYSWSIFRKPLENELGLTATQSLLPYTVALLCYAITMPIAGFYIPKLGTRWMTALGGVVMGVGYMLSSFTTSITAMVFTYGVIAGVGVGIAYGVPMVVMARWFSDRKGLAVGLTIVGFGLSPLVTAPLAKSLMDSYAVRPTLFALGLGFMLIIVAIATTMKLPPQAWQPTTATAATTVKPAPLKYPKTMLKSSSFYGLWLCYIIGTFVGLSAIGISSPVGEEIIQVEPGIAAASVSLFALFNGVSRPLFGWLCDRFQPRHIAIASYTLILVACILMVNAEQGQVVTYLVAFSLFWFCLGGWLALAPTTTLSLFNPDDYAQNYGIVFTAYGIGALLGTLVAGQLRDWLGSYTYVFYPMGALAIVGIGLAHVMLKRDRQIDSDQVS